Proteins found in one Coffea eugenioides isolate CCC68of chromosome 5, Ceug_1.0, whole genome shotgun sequence genomic segment:
- the LOC113772051 gene encoding vesicle-associated protein 4-1-like — protein sequence MAIADHSSHRSGHYDGKLWRLCPFWQSGTASSSSSSTQNLQTNSQHSQQNGGVGLSSGSSANSVSSVARSLLPARRRLRLDPANNLYFPYEPGKQVRSAVRIKNSSKSHVAFKFQTTAPKSCYMRPPGGILAPGESIIATVFKFVEHPENNEKPTEQKSKVKFKIMSLKVKQGTDYVPELFDEQKDQVTVERILRVVFLDPERSTSALEKLKRQLAEAEAAIEARKKPPADPGPRVVGEGLVIDEWKERREKYLARQQVEAVDSV from the exons ATGGCGATCGCTGACCACAGCAGTCATCGGTCAGGCCACTACGACGGCAAGTTGTGGAGGCTGTGTCCTTTCTGGCAATCGGGAACGGCGTCTTCATCCTCGTCATCAACTCAGAATCTTCAAACCAACAGTCAGCACAGCCAGCAAAACGGTGGCGTCGGCTTAAGCTCGGGGTCCTCTGCTAATAGCGTTTCTTCTGTGGCTAGATCCTTGTTACCGGCTCGGCGTCGCCTCCGCCTTGATCCAGCTAACAATCTCTACTTTCCTT ATGAACCGGGGAAGCAGGTGAGGAGTGCTGTTAGGATTAAGAACTCCAGCAAGTCGCATGTAGCGTTTAAG TTTCAAACTACTGCACCAAAGAGCTGTTACATGCGACCGCCTGGTGGTATCCTTGCACCTGGAGAAAGCATTATTGCAACTG TTTTCAAGTTTGTGGAGCATCCAGAGAATAATGAGAAACCAACAGAGCAGAAGAGCAAGGTCAAGTTCAAGATCATGAGTCTTAAAGTGAAACAAGGAACAGATTATGTGCCTGAGTTG TTTGATGAACAAAAGGATCAAGTGACTGTGGAACGTATTCTGCGTGTTGTGTTTTTGGATCCGGAGCGCTCTACTTCT GCATTGGAGAAACTCAAGCGTCAGTTGGCCGAGGCTGAAGCTGCAATAGAGGCACGTAAGAAACCTCCAGCTGATCCAGGTCCCCGTGTAGTTGGGGAAGGTCTTGTCATAGATGAATGG AAAGAGCGAAGGGAGAAATATCTTGCTCGGCAGCAGGTCGAGGCTGTAGATTCTGTGTAG